One stretch of Methylococcus capsulatus DNA includes these proteins:
- a CDS encoding TolC family protein, with protein sequence MFSLSPWSRRPHFAPFLIACLTAPAQAGPLSLEQALNQALASNPGLAEIKARADALASVPPQAGSLPDPFLSFGALNIPTNDFSLKQDQMTMMEVAISQQLPFPGKLGLAERAAQQDAIGAAKDADEARLRLARDIRLSWWALFYYDRTLGILAESRDWMAKLADIADQRYRLGQAEQSDSLLARLELTKLRDKTLELINMRHGEAARLNVLLDRSSDSTLELPSEAAFHFPELPAEPTLLDQAQAQRPLLAQKEAAIEAAQNRLDLAKKEYLPDLNLGFGYAFRQNAPNGEFRSDFANFRLSMNLPLYAATKQSKQVDQRQSELLQERYALHDAERSVQADVTTALAAYHHAHERLSLFEKELLPQARGTLDSLTASYRAGKIAFADVLRAQLSVFDYQVQYWNALTTSQQALARLAAALGKETL encoded by the coding sequence ATGTTTTCGCTATCCCCTTGGTCCAGGCGGCCGCACTTCGCCCCGTTTTTGATCGCCTGCCTGACAGCCCCCGCCCAGGCCGGTCCGCTTTCCCTGGAACAAGCGCTGAACCAGGCGCTGGCCAGCAACCCGGGACTGGCCGAAATCAAAGCCCGGGCCGACGCCTTGGCTAGCGTTCCGCCCCAGGCCGGCAGCCTGCCCGATCCATTCCTGAGCTTCGGTGCGCTGAACATCCCAACCAATGATTTCAGCCTGAAGCAGGACCAGATGACCATGATGGAAGTCGCCATCAGCCAGCAGCTTCCCTTTCCGGGCAAGCTCGGCCTGGCCGAACGGGCGGCGCAGCAGGATGCCATCGGCGCGGCCAAGGATGCCGATGAAGCGCGTCTGCGGCTGGCGCGGGACATCCGCCTGAGCTGGTGGGCGCTGTTCTACTACGACCGTACCCTCGGCATCCTCGCCGAAAGCCGGGATTGGATGGCCAAGCTGGCGGACATCGCCGACCAGCGCTACCGGCTCGGCCAGGCGGAACAGTCGGACAGCCTGTTGGCCCGGCTGGAACTCACCAAACTGCGCGACAAGACCTTGGAGCTGATCAACATGCGCCACGGCGAGGCGGCCCGTCTCAACGTGCTGCTCGATCGCTCCAGCGACAGCACGCTGGAACTGCCCAGCGAGGCCGCGTTCCATTTTCCGGAACTGCCGGCCGAGCCGACGCTGCTCGACCAAGCTCAGGCCCAGCGGCCACTGCTGGCCCAGAAAGAGGCGGCTATCGAAGCCGCCCAGAACCGCCTCGACCTGGCGAAAAAGGAGTACCTGCCCGACCTCAACCTCGGCTTCGGCTACGCCTTTCGCCAGAATGCGCCGAATGGCGAATTCCGCAGCGACTTCGCCAACTTCCGGCTGAGCATGAACCTGCCTCTGTATGCCGCGACCAAGCAGTCCAAGCAGGTCGATCAAAGGCAGAGTGAGCTGCTGCAGGAACGCTATGCGCTGCATGATGCCGAACGCAGCGTGCAGGCCGACGTGACCACGGCGCTGGCCGCCTACCACCATGCCCATGAGCGCCTGAGCTTGTTCGAGAAGGAGCTCCTCCCCCAGGCACGCGGCACACTGGATTCCCTGACCGCCAGCTACCGGGCGGGCAAGATCGCGTTCGCCGACGTGCTGCGCGCCCAGCTTTCGGTGTTCGATTACCAGGTGCAGTACTGGAACGCCCTCACCACCTCCCAGCAGGCTCTCGCCCGCCTGGCCGCCGCCCTCGGCAAGGAAACGCTATGA
- a CDS encoding efflux RND transporter periplasmic adaptor subunit, giving the protein MKPSVRLILFLLAWAAAGLGGYWLGRQTAPPLPHAPETVTARRPVFYRNPMNPQVTSPVPAKDDMGMDYVPVYAEDLASSASSGESVIRLGPEKVQKLGVRSEPARRRVLTHVIRALGVVEIDERRVHAIAPRFEGWIERLGVNTTGQPVRQGEVLLEAYSPELVSTQEEYRIAGSGETGRALREGAIQRLHNWSVPEPWLRRFAASGEIQRRVPLTSPVHGIVLEKNALQGMRFMAGDTLFRIADLSTVWVIASIFEQDLGHVRVGQSARIGFNAYPDQSFEGRVSYVYPTVSDAVRTARVRIELANPKQVLKPAMYGNVELDAAADTVPVLTVPDSAVLDSGTRRLVLVRVGEDRFEPRPVETGQRVEGYTEIRRGLGEGEEVVTRANFLIDSESNLRAAIGSFSAGQPAPAPASAPDHSMHGGH; this is encoded by the coding sequence ATGAAACCGTCGGTCCGTCTGATCTTGTTTTTGTTGGCATGGGCCGCCGCCGGCCTTGGCGGTTACTGGCTGGGACGTCAAACCGCGCCGCCGCTTCCGCACGCCCCGGAAACCGTGACGGCAAGGCGTCCCGTGTTCTACCGCAATCCGATGAACCCGCAGGTCACTTCGCCGGTACCGGCCAAGGACGACATGGGGATGGACTACGTGCCGGTCTACGCCGAAGACTTGGCATCGTCCGCCAGCTCCGGTGAATCGGTTATACGCCTCGGTCCGGAGAAGGTCCAGAAGCTGGGGGTACGATCCGAGCCGGCGCGGCGCCGGGTCCTGACCCACGTCATCCGGGCGCTGGGGGTAGTCGAGATCGACGAGCGCCGGGTCCACGCGATCGCGCCGCGCTTCGAAGGCTGGATCGAACGGCTGGGCGTCAACACCACCGGTCAGCCGGTGCGGCAGGGCGAAGTGCTGCTGGAAGCCTACAGCCCGGAACTCGTCTCGACCCAGGAGGAATACCGCATCGCCGGCTCCGGCGAGACCGGCCGGGCCTTGCGGGAAGGCGCGATCCAGCGGTTGCACAACTGGAGCGTGCCGGAACCCTGGCTGCGCCGGTTCGCGGCCAGCGGCGAAATCCAGCGCCGGGTCCCGCTCACCTCACCGGTGCACGGCATCGTGCTGGAGAAGAATGCGTTGCAGGGCATGCGGTTTATGGCCGGCGACACCTTGTTCCGCATCGCCGATCTGTCCACGGTCTGGGTCATCGCTTCGATCTTCGAGCAGGACCTCGGCCATGTCCGGGTCGGGCAGAGCGCCCGCATCGGCTTCAATGCCTACCCTGATCAATCCTTCGAAGGCCGAGTGAGCTATGTCTACCCCACGGTAAGCGATGCCGTGCGCACGGCTCGTGTGCGCATCGAGCTGGCCAATCCGAAGCAGGTGCTTAAGCCGGCGATGTACGGCAACGTCGAACTGGATGCCGCTGCGGATACCGTACCGGTATTGACGGTGCCCGACTCCGCGGTGCTCGACAGCGGCACGCGGCGACTGGTGCTGGTCCGCGTGGGCGAAGACCGCTTCGAGCCCCGTCCGGTCGAAACCGGCCAGCGGGTGGAGGGGTATACGGAAATCCGCCGGGGCCTAGGCGAAGGCGAAGAGGTGGTGACCCGTGCCAACTTCCTGATCGATTCGGAAAGCAACCTGCGTGCAGCGATCGGCAGTTTTTCGGCCGGTCAGCCCGCGCCCGCCCCGGCCTCCGCGCCCGACCATTCGATGCACGGAGGCCATTGA
- a CDS encoding efflux RND transporter permease subunit: MLAYVIDWSLRNVFLVLLATAAVVAAGIHAVIRTPLDALPDLSDAQVIVYTEFPGQAPQVVEDQVTYPLTTSMLNVPRSKVVRGFSFFGASYVYVIFDDGTDIYWARSRVLEYLNAAAGKLPKNITPRIGPDATGVGWVYQYALTSAGHTLAELRTLQDWFLRYQLSKAQGVAEVASIGGFVQQYQVTIDPHKLQAYGVPLKKIIEVIRASNTDVGGRVVELAETEYMVRGRGYLRGIADLEQLVVKAAGGIPVLIRDVARVELVPDERRGIAELNGEGEVVSGIALARYGQNALDVIGSVKARLLEIAPGLPEGVDIVPVYDRSELIRRAIATLRETLLEESAVVAAVCALFLFHLRSALVAILMLPVGILIAFLVMHAMELNSNLMSLGGIAIAIGAMVDAAIVMIENAHKHLEREPDRPRIELIRAACREVGPALFFSLLIITVSFLPVFALEAQEGRLFHPLAYTKTFAMAGAALLSVTVVPVMMLLFVRGHILPEARNPVNRLLIGLYRPVIRSVLRHKGLTLASALAMLAATYYPASRLGSEFMPTLNEGTLLFMPTTLPGISITKASELLQTQDRILKSFPEVASVFGKAGRAQTATDPAPLEMAETLVNLKPQDQWRPGMTLDKLVAEMDQALQIPGVTNAWTMPIKNRIDMLSTGIRTPIGVKVFGRDLETLDRLARQIEQTIKHVPGTTSVYAERVTGGHYLNIEPDYTQLARYGLTVGDLQEVIATALGGETVTTMVEGRERFGVIVRYPRELRDSPLEIGSHILIPTEAGANVPLGQLAHISLTEGAPGIRTENALLSAYVFVDLRGRDIGGYVEDARRAVQSAVKLPPGYFVTWSGQFEYLQRAEQRLMLVVPLTLAVIFVLLYLNFGRLTETLIVMASVPFALLGGVWLLWLLDYNLSIAVGIGFIALAGVAAETGVVMLIYLDHAWTEQREEARRASRQPDADDLYRAVMAGAVERVRPKMMTVTAIMAGLLPILWSTGTGSEVMRRIAAPMVGGMLSSTVLTLVVIPAVYTWCKQRSLGAQDWKRGQ; the protein is encoded by the coding sequence ATGCTTGCCTACGTCATCGACTGGTCACTGCGCAACGTGTTCCTGGTGCTGCTGGCGACGGCCGCCGTGGTCGCCGCCGGCATCCATGCCGTCATCCGTACCCCGTTGGATGCCCTCCCCGACTTGTCCGACGCCCAGGTCATCGTCTACACCGAGTTTCCGGGCCAGGCGCCACAAGTGGTGGAAGACCAGGTCACCTATCCCCTCACCACCTCGATGCTGAACGTGCCCCGCTCCAAGGTCGTGCGGGGCTTCTCGTTCTTCGGGGCATCCTACGTCTATGTCATATTCGACGACGGCACCGACATCTACTGGGCGCGTTCGCGGGTGCTGGAATATCTCAATGCCGCCGCCGGCAAGCTGCCCAAGAACATCACTCCACGCATCGGTCCGGATGCCACCGGAGTCGGCTGGGTCTACCAGTACGCGCTCACCAGCGCCGGCCACACCCTGGCCGAACTGCGCACGCTGCAGGACTGGTTCCTGCGCTATCAGCTCAGCAAGGCGCAGGGCGTGGCCGAGGTCGCCAGCATCGGCGGCTTCGTCCAGCAGTATCAGGTGACCATCGATCCGCACAAGCTGCAGGCCTATGGCGTGCCCTTAAAGAAGATCATCGAAGTGATCCGCGCCAGCAATACCGACGTCGGCGGGCGCGTGGTTGAGCTGGCGGAAACCGAATACATGGTGCGGGGGCGCGGCTACCTGCGCGGCATCGCCGACCTGGAGCAACTGGTGGTGAAGGCGGCGGGCGGCATCCCTGTGCTGATCCGCGACGTGGCGCGGGTGGAGCTGGTGCCGGACGAGCGCCGTGGCATCGCCGAGCTGAACGGCGAAGGCGAAGTGGTGTCCGGCATCGCCCTGGCCCGCTACGGCCAGAACGCGCTGGACGTGATCGGCAGCGTCAAGGCCAGGCTGCTGGAAATCGCCCCCGGCCTGCCGGAAGGCGTCGACATCGTGCCGGTGTACGACCGTTCCGAGCTGATCCGGCGCGCCATCGCCACCTTGCGCGAGACCCTCCTGGAGGAAAGCGCGGTGGTCGCCGCGGTCTGCGCGCTGTTCCTGTTCCATCTGCGCAGCGCCCTGGTCGCCATCCTGATGCTGCCGGTCGGCATCCTGATCGCCTTCCTGGTGATGCATGCGATGGAGCTGAACTCCAACCTGATGAGCCTGGGCGGCATCGCCATCGCGATCGGAGCCATGGTCGATGCCGCCATCGTGATGATCGAGAACGCCCATAAACATCTGGAACGCGAGCCCGACCGGCCCCGCATCGAGCTGATCCGCGCCGCCTGCCGGGAAGTGGGACCGGCCCTGTTCTTTAGCCTGCTGATCATTACCGTGTCGTTCCTGCCCGTTTTCGCGCTGGAAGCCCAGGAAGGCCGGCTGTTTCACCCCCTGGCCTACACCAAGACCTTCGCCATGGCCGGCGCGGCGCTGCTGTCAGTGACGGTGGTGCCGGTCATGATGCTGCTGTTCGTGCGCGGGCACATCCTGCCGGAGGCCCGCAATCCAGTGAACCGGCTGCTCATCGGGCTGTACCGTCCGGTCATCCGGAGCGTGCTGCGCCATAAGGGCCTGACCCTGGCCAGCGCTCTCGCCATGCTGGCGGCGACGTATTACCCCGCATCCCGGCTCGGCAGCGAATTCATGCCCACACTGAACGAAGGCACCCTGCTGTTCATGCCGACCACCCTGCCCGGCATCTCTATCACCAAGGCGTCGGAGCTGCTGCAGACCCAGGACCGCATCCTCAAGAGTTTTCCGGAAGTCGCTTCGGTGTTCGGCAAGGCCGGCCGCGCCCAGACCGCCACCGACCCCGCACCGCTAGAAATGGCCGAGACACTGGTCAACCTGAAGCCACAGGACCAGTGGCGGCCGGGCATGACCCTCGACAAGCTCGTCGCCGAGATGGACCAGGCGCTGCAGATTCCCGGCGTCACCAATGCCTGGACCATGCCGATCAAAAACCGGATCGACATGCTCTCCACCGGCATCCGCACACCCATCGGCGTCAAGGTGTTCGGCCGGGACCTGGAAACCCTGGACCGCCTCGCCCGTCAGATCGAGCAGACCATCAAGCACGTACCCGGTACCACCAGCGTGTACGCTGAGCGTGTCACTGGCGGCCATTACCTCAACATCGAACCCGATTACACCCAATTGGCACGCTACGGCCTGACCGTCGGCGACCTGCAGGAAGTCATCGCCACCGCGTTGGGCGGCGAGACCGTCACCACCATGGTGGAAGGACGCGAGCGCTTCGGGGTGATCGTACGCTATCCCCGCGAGCTGCGGGACAGCCCCCTGGAAATCGGCAGTCACATCCTGATTCCCACCGAAGCGGGGGCCAACGTCCCGCTCGGCCAGCTCGCCCACATCTCCTTGACCGAAGGCGCTCCCGGCATCCGCACCGAGAACGCCCTGCTCTCGGCCTATGTGTTCGTCGACCTGCGTGGGCGCGACATCGGCGGCTATGTCGAGGACGCGCGGCGGGCGGTGCAGTCGGCGGTGAAACTGCCGCCCGGCTATTTCGTCACCTGGAGCGGACAGTTCGAATACCTGCAACGAGCCGAGCAACGCCTGATGCTGGTGGTGCCGCTCACCCTCGCTGTGATCTTCGTCCTGCTGTACCTAAACTTCGGTAGATTGACCGAAACCTTGATCGTGATGGCATCGGTGCCATTCGCTCTGCTCGGTGGGGTGTGGCTGCTGTGGTTGCTGGACTACAATCTGAGCATCGCCGTGGGCATCGGCTTCATCGCCCTGGCCGGCGTCGCTGCGGAAACCGGGGTGGTCATGCTGATTTATCTCGATCACGCCTGGACGGAACAGCGCGAGGAAGCCCGCCGGGCAAGCCGCCAGCCCGACGCGGACGATCTCTATCGCGCCGTCATGGCCGGTGCGGTGGAACGGGTGCGGCCGAAGATGATGACCGTGACGGCAATCATGGCCGGTCTTCTCCCCATTCTCTGGAGCACCGGCACCGGCTCCGAAGTCATGCGCCGCATCGCTGCGCCCATGGTCGGTGGCATGCTCTCCTCCACCGTCCTGACCCTCGTGGTCATCCCGGCGGTCTACACCTGGTGCAAGCAGCGTTCGCTGGGAGCTCAAGACTGGAAACGCGGTCAGTAA
- a CDS encoding ArsI/CadI family heavy metal resistance metalloenzyme: MKRLHVHISVADIESNIGFYSAVFGCEPTVRKPDYAKWMLDDPRVNFAVSSRSGKTGLDHLGIQAEDDAELAELKQRLDRADTPIAEQKGTGCCYAVSDKYWVLDPQGIPWESFHSLGGISVFGEAPKAEAGSQSACCTPEVSAMPSKCCG; encoded by the coding sequence GTGAAACGTTTGCATGTCCATATTTCGGTTGCCGATATCGAATCGAACATCGGTTTTTACAGCGCCGTGTTCGGCTGTGAGCCGACGGTGCGCAAGCCTGATTACGCCAAATGGATGCTGGACGACCCGAGGGTCAATTTCGCCGTTTCCAGCCGCAGCGGCAAGACCGGGCTGGACCATCTCGGCATCCAGGCCGAAGACGATGCCGAACTGGCCGAGCTGAAACAGCGTCTCGACCGCGCCGACACGCCGATCGCCGAACAGAAGGGTACTGGCTGCTGCTACGCGGTATCGGACAAATATTGGGTGCTCGATCCGCAGGGCATACCCTGGGAGTCCTTCCATTCACTGGGCGGGATTTCGGTGTTTGGCGAGGCGCCGAAGGCTGAAGCGGGTTCGCAGTCGGCCTGCTGCACTCCGGAAGTGAGTGCAATGCCGTCTAAGTGTTGCGGGTGA
- a CDS encoding type I restriction enzyme subunit R domain-containing protein, whose amino-acid sequence MPMSRSTRTTPVRGTRGAFARTLPRPQPLRKLIIAISWRSTGFDAPIVQAMHLDRPQRDHTLRQAICRVSPPNASRRPMA is encoded by the coding sequence ATGCCAATGAGCCGCAGTACCAGGACTACGCCGGTTCGCGGGACGAGGGGCGCGTTTGCACGAACGCTTCCGCGACCCCAGCCACTGCGCAAACTTATCATCGCCATCTCGTGGCGATCGACCGGCTTCGATGCGCCCATCGTGCAAGCCATGCACCTGGACAGGCCGCAGCGCGATCACACGCTGCGCCAGGCCATCTGCCGGGTGAGCCCACCTAATGCAAGCAGAAGACCCATGGCCTGA
- the ilvN gene encoding acetolactate synthase small subunit — translation MRHIISVLLENESGALSRVAGLFSARGYNIESLTVAPTQDPTLSRMTIVTSGSDEIIEQITKQLNKLIDVVRLIDLSESAHIERELMMVKVRATNGGREEVKRLADIFRGNIIDVTPTSYVIEVTGEKSKLDAFLQALRDEEIIEVVRSGTTGILRGERGLHV, via the coding sequence ATGCGCCACATCATTTCGGTACTGCTCGAAAACGAATCGGGCGCACTGTCGCGGGTGGCCGGCCTGTTCTCCGCCCGCGGCTACAACATCGAATCGCTCACCGTGGCGCCGACCCAAGACCCGACCCTGTCGCGCATGACCATCGTAACCTCCGGGAGCGATGAGATCATCGAACAGATCACCAAGCAGCTGAACAAGCTGATCGACGTGGTCAGGCTGATCGACCTGTCGGAATCGGCCCACATCGAGCGCGAGCTGATGATGGTGAAGGTACGCGCGACCAACGGCGGCCGCGAAGAGGTCAAGCGCTTGGCCGACATTTTCCGCGGCAACATCATCGACGTGACACCGACCAGCTACGTGATCGAGGTCACCGGCGAAAAATCCAAGCTGGATGCCTTCCTGCAGGCCCTGCGGGACGAAGAGATCATAGAGGTGGTGCGCTCCGGCACCACCGGCATCCTGCGCGGGGAGCGCGGACTCCACGTCTGA
- a CDS encoding LysR family transcriptional regulator, translating to MKPSLLELRHLQTLLALVETGTLSKAAARVFLTQSAISHQIKQLEEHYGVVLFERKTQPLRLSPAGQRLHSLAETVMKAVREAERDIARIAQGNSGQLRIAVECHTCFDWLMPAMDQFREHWPEIELDLVSGFHTDPLGLLREDRADLVVVSEPLARGGITFHPLFRFEIVGLVSRQHTLAPKTFLTPEDFAEETLLSYPVPEDMLDIVRKVLKPCGIEPKRRTAELTVAILQLVASRRGIAALPQWTVQSYLDREYVLAKPIGETGLWSALYAATTEGMAQSAYIGDFLDIVRSSSFRNLRGLLPLMNDDSP from the coding sequence ATGAAGCCATCTCTATTGGAACTCCGCCACCTGCAAACCCTGTTGGCCCTGGTGGAAACCGGCACGTTGTCGAAGGCAGCGGCGCGGGTGTTCCTCACCCAGTCGGCGATTTCGCACCAGATCAAGCAGTTGGAGGAGCACTATGGCGTTGTGCTGTTCGAGCGCAAGACCCAGCCCTTGCGTCTGTCGCCCGCTGGCCAGCGCCTGCACAGCCTCGCCGAAACGGTGATGAAGGCGGTGCGGGAAGCCGAACGCGACATCGCCCGCATCGCCCAGGGCAACAGCGGCCAGCTCCGGATCGCGGTGGAGTGCCACACCTGCTTCGACTGGCTGATGCCGGCAATGGACCAGTTCCGCGAACACTGGCCGGAGATCGAGCTGGACCTGGTTTCCGGCTTCCACACTGATCCCTTGGGATTGCTGCGGGAGGACCGCGCCGACCTGGTGGTGGTGTCCGAGCCGCTTGCACGGGGGGGTATCACCTTCCATCCGCTGTTCCGGTTCGAGATCGTGGGACTGGTGTCGCGCCAGCATACTTTGGCCCCGAAAACCTTCCTGACGCCAGAGGATTTCGCCGAAGAAACCCTGCTCAGCTATCCGGTGCCCGAAGACATGCTGGACATCGTCCGCAAGGTGCTCAAGCCCTGCGGCATCGAACCCAAGCGACGTACTGCCGAACTCACGGTCGCGATATTGCAGCTCGTCGCCAGTCGCCGCGGCATCGCCGCCCTGCCCCAGTGGACCGTGCAAAGCTATCTCGATCGCGAATACGTGCTGGCCAAGCCGATCGGCGAAACCGGGCTGTGGAGCGCGCTGTATGCCGCCACCACGGAAGGCATGGCGCAATCGGCCTATATAGGGGATTTCCTGGACATCGTGCGATCCAGCAGCTTCCGCAATCTGCGGGGACTGCTGCCGCTCATGAATGACGATTCGCCGTAA
- the ilvC gene encoding ketol-acid reductoisomerase — MQIYYDKDADLSIIQGKKVAIIGYGSQGHAHANNLKDSGVQVVVGLRPGSTSAKKAENAGLPVASVEDAVKQADVIMILAPDEHQARLYNEQIAPNIKQGAALAFAHGFNIHFEQITPRADLDVIMIAPKGPGHLVRSTYTQGGGVPSLIAVYQNASGRAKELALSYASANGGGRAGIIETTFREETETDLFGEQAVLCGGATALVQAGFETLVEAGYAPEMAYFECLHELKLIVDLMYEGGIANMRYSISNTAEYGDLTRGPRIVTEQTKQEMKKILREIQTGEFAREFILENQAGTATLKAKRRLGREHLIESVGARLRDMMPWIKANRIVDTSKN; from the coding sequence ATGCAGATTTACTACGACAAAGACGCCGACCTTTCCATCATCCAGGGAAAGAAGGTCGCCATCATCGGCTACGGCTCGCAGGGCCACGCCCACGCCAACAACCTCAAGGATTCCGGAGTGCAGGTCGTGGTGGGTCTGCGTCCGGGTTCGACTTCCGCCAAAAAGGCCGAGAACGCCGGTCTCCCGGTCGCCTCGGTCGAGGATGCGGTCAAACAGGCGGACGTCATCATGATCCTGGCGCCGGATGAGCACCAGGCTCGTCTCTACAATGAACAGATCGCGCCGAACATCAAGCAGGGCGCCGCCCTCGCCTTCGCCCACGGCTTCAACATCCACTTCGAGCAGATCACCCCACGCGCCGACCTCGACGTGATCATGATCGCGCCCAAGGGCCCCGGTCATCTGGTACGTTCCACCTATACCCAGGGCGGCGGCGTGCCCTCACTGATCGCCGTATACCAGAATGCGAGCGGGCGCGCCAAGGAACTGGCGCTGTCCTATGCGTCAGCCAATGGCGGCGGCCGTGCCGGCATCATCGAAACCACCTTCCGTGAAGAGACCGAAACCGATCTGTTCGGCGAACAGGCGGTCCTGTGTGGTGGGGCCACCGCGCTGGTGCAGGCGGGCTTCGAAACGCTGGTGGAGGCCGGTTATGCGCCCGAGATGGCCTACTTCGAGTGCCTGCACGAACTCAAGCTGATCGTCGACCTGATGTATGAGGGTGGCATCGCCAACATGCGTTATTCGATCTCCAACACGGCGGAGTACGGCGACCTCACCCGCGGTCCGCGCATCGTCACCGAGCAGACCAAGCAGGAAATGAAGAAAATCCTGCGTGAGATCCAGACCGGCGAGTTCGCCCGCGAGTTTATCCTGGAAAACCAGGCCGGCACCGCCACCCTGAAGGCAAAGCGCCGTCTCGGCCGCGAACATCTCATCGAAAGCGTGGGCGCCAGGCTGCGTGACATGATGCCGTGGATCAAGGCCAACCGCATTGTAGACACGAGCAAGAACTGA
- a CDS encoding acetolactate synthase 3 large subunit encodes MELSGAEIVVQCLKDEGVEYIFGYPGGAVLHIYDALFKQDEIKHILVRHEQGATHAADGYARSTGKPGVVLVTSGPGATNAVTGIATAYMDSIPLVVITGQVPLPVIGSDAFQEADIVGITRPCVKHNFLVKDIHKLAETFKKAFYIATTGRPGPVVIDIPKDVTDPNVKIPYEYPRSVSLRSYNPSVKGHPIQIKKAVELMLSARRPMIYSGGGVILGNAADELTALTRLLNFPITNTLMGLGGYPATDRQFVGMLGMHGTYEANMAMHDCDVLLAVGARFDDRVTGKIAEFCPGAKIIHIDVDPASISKTVKVDIPIVGEVAPVLADMIALIKASGRAPDTEALKAWWVRIDQWRSLDCLRYDRASDRIKPQFVIEQLWELTRGEAFVASDVGQHQMWAAQYYKFDKPRRWVNSGGLGTMGFGLPAAIGIKLAHPQEDVVCVTGEASIQMCIQELATALQYRTPIKIVNLNNGYMGMVRQWQEFIYESRYSHSYLETLPDFIKLAEAYGHIGIRIDKPADVRPALEEALKLKDRTVFMDFLTDPTENVYPMVESGKAHHEMRLAPGTAVDRELA; translated from the coding sequence GTGGAACTCAGCGGTGCGGAAATCGTCGTCCAATGCCTGAAAGACGAGGGTGTGGAATACATCTTCGGCTATCCGGGCGGTGCAGTGCTGCATATTTACGATGCGCTGTTCAAGCAGGACGAGATAAAGCATATCCTGGTACGCCACGAACAGGGCGCAACCCACGCGGCGGACGGTTACGCCCGCTCCACCGGCAAACCCGGCGTGGTCCTGGTGACTTCGGGCCCCGGTGCGACCAATGCCGTCACCGGCATCGCCACCGCCTACATGGATTCTATCCCGCTGGTGGTTATCACAGGCCAGGTGCCGCTGCCCGTCATCGGCAGCGACGCCTTCCAGGAGGCCGACATCGTCGGCATCACCCGGCCGTGCGTGAAGCACAATTTCCTGGTCAAGGACATCCACAAGCTGGCCGAGACTTTCAAGAAAGCCTTCTACATCGCGACCACGGGACGCCCGGGGCCCGTCGTGATCGACATCCCCAAGGATGTCACGGATCCGAACGTCAAGATTCCCTACGAGTATCCCCGCAGCGTGTCGTTGAGGTCCTACAACCCTTCGGTGAAGGGCCATCCGATCCAGATCAAAAAGGCGGTGGAGCTCATGCTGTCGGCCCGCCGCCCGATGATCTACAGCGGCGGCGGCGTCATCCTCGGCAACGCCGCGGACGAATTGACCGCGCTGACGCGGTTGCTCAACTTCCCCATCACCAACACCCTGATGGGTCTGGGCGGCTACCCCGCCACCGACCGCCAGTTCGTCGGCATGCTGGGCATGCACGGCACCTACGAGGCCAACATGGCGATGCACGACTGCGACGTGCTGCTCGCCGTGGGCGCCCGCTTCGATGACCGCGTCACCGGCAAAATCGCCGAATTCTGTCCCGGCGCCAAAATCATCCACATCGACGTCGACCCGGCCTCGATCTCCAAAACGGTCAAAGTGGACATCCCCATCGTCGGCGAAGTCGCGCCGGTGCTGGCCGACATGATCGCACTGATCAAGGCCAGCGGCCGCGCCCCGGACACCGAGGCGCTGAAAGCCTGGTGGGTTCGGATCGATCAATGGCGCAGCCTCGACTGCCTGCGCTACGACCGTGCCAGCGACAGGATCAAGCCGCAGTTCGTCATCGAACAGTTGTGGGAGCTGACGCGGGGCGAGGCCTTCGTGGCCTCCGACGTCGGCCAGCACCAGATGTGGGCGGCCCAGTACTACAAATTTGACAAGCCGCGCCGCTGGGTCAATTCCGGCGGCCTCGGCACCATGGGCTTTGGCCTGCCGGCCGCCATCGGCATCAAACTGGCGCATCCGCAGGAAGATGTCGTTTGCGTCACCGGCGAGGCGAGCATTCAGATGTGCATCCAGGAACTGGCCACAGCCCTGCAATACCGCACTCCCATCAAGATCGTCAACCTGAACAACGGCTATATGGGCATGGTGCGGCAATGGCAGGAATTCATCTACGAAAGCCGCTACTCGCATTCCTACCTGGAAACCCTGCCGGACTTCATTAAACTGGCGGAGGCCTACGGCCATATCGGCATACGCATCGACAAACCGGCCGACGTGCGCCCGGCCCTGGAAGAAGCCCTGAAACTCAAAGACCGCACCGTGTTCATGGATTTCCTGACCGACCCCACCGAAAATGTCTACCCCATGGTCGAATCCGGCAAGGCCCATCACGAAATGCGGCTGGCACCCGGCACCGCCGTCGACAGGGAGCTCGCCTGA